CCACCCCCTTAAATCATGAAAACCACCTAGAAACCCTTATATTTATCCTATATTCTGAATTTAGCCTAATGGTAATTTTGGATTTAGTCTATATGTTTGAATACAATTTCTGTTAGCCCCTCAACCTTTTTATTATTCCTTTTGATCGATAAAGAAtgtggtgctggcgagtttcgaactcaggtcactgcTACCATCACCCAGTAACTTTACCACTATATTACAGTGATACCGATAAAAGGACGATAAAAATAATGCTGTTGGCTATGGGGTTCGAACCCATGCACACTAATGGCAGAAGATCTTAAGTCTTCCCCCTTAACCACTCGGGCAAACGAGCTGGTTTAGCCCCCTCAACCTTAATTTCTGGTTCCCCACTCAAACAGTGTTGGTTtatggagaatttttttttttactagaaATTATTTTTCTGGAGTGTCTTTTTTTGAAATATGCATTTTATTAATAGAAGACTAGGGTACAACTTGATGTGGGTATGTAGTACCCACGGAGTCATGGAAGATAACTTGACTAATACAAATCGGGATTGCCTGGTCTTAGATTTTGGTTGAAAAGTTTCCCATTTGATTTCCGTCTGCCGCATGGTTGGCCAAGCCATCCGCTGTTTGATGCCCTTCTTTATAGTTGTGTTGGATAGCGGTCTGCGAAATCTGTCGTAttctatattttattttttttcaatcatCCTGAAATGTTCCGTAGCGGATGTGACGAAGAACGTAAGGTTTTCTGAGTCGATACCAATTACCAAACAAGTTAAATGTGAAGGCCGTATATTAACACAAATTGTACTCCTAAGTTCCCAACCAGTGTAACACGTTACGAATACTGGCAATATTCTGGCCGCTTCAAATTAATTCAGCTCGGACAAgaaagcaaaacactcaaaatttcCCCTAGTGATCTATCTACCTCTAATGGTATAAACCCTAGTTTAATCTGCACGAATGAATACATCTCAATGTGGAGTTCCACTTGGAAATAACCAAAATTTGTCGAAAAAGGTCAGTCAATTGATAAACCTTTCCTTCCACGTCTGATTATTCTGTTTCTATCTTCTCGTCTTCTCTCTTCAAAATCAGTTATATGTACCAGAGGTTAGTTTTATGGAAGGTGGGTAGCAGGAATCTCTGTCAGAATTGGTAATTAATAAGTTTGTAATTGATAGAAATTTCAATATTAAAAAGGCATCAGTATCTCATTCTTTAGCAGAAGATGTTGAGTTCTCATCCTTTAAATTAGATGCTTCGGTTCTTAGAATTGATTCTATCTATCTAagctagctacttagtttcctctaCATATATTTGAGGATTTTTATTCAGATTTACCATTCCTCTGCTCCATCAGTGTGACTTCATCTTTTGATCACTAAGGTTTGCATACTTACTTGGACTAATTTTTCAATGAGAATTTCCTTACTTCAAATATTATGTTTAATAGTTTATGTTAATTCATtaaattgttgttttttttttagttttaccaTTTTGATTATTTTTAGTTGCTAATTGTGGTTTAGGCTTCTCGAAAATGTTTTTTTTGTATGGCTTATGCTTTGCTCTAGGTAGACAATGGTTGAGAGGTTAAGCCTTACTTTTGCAGGTTGTGCTGCATGTTTTAGATCTCATCTTTGTTGTTGCTGTCTGGAGAGTTAGGGACTCTAGATTGTGTTGGAGTTCTCTTCTTGTTGTTTGGTTTCTTCTTTCACTGTTTATATGTGTTCAGTTATTCAAGTAATTTGTAGAGCTATAATTTGATGGGATACTGGTCTTTGAGTACAAGTTAGTTCCTTCTGTTTGGAAGGGATTGATCCTTGTACTTGCATGACAAAACAGAAAGAGTCAGTTACATTGGATTTGTTGTTCAGAGAGATCATCTAGCACAACTTCATATAACATGGAAATCCCACTcttttcttggtaaaactatgtGATCCTGCTTGGTGTCCTATGTGGGTATGGAAATTTTACCTGAAAATCCTAAATTTGCCTAAAACCGTAAGCATGCAAGTTGAGGCTTAGATATAGCAATCTAAAATAGCATGCAATGATAATAACGGCATAACAGCCAACGATACCATTAACGGTATTACCGTTTTAATGATTGTAGCATCTCAGGAGCGTGCACAGCCAACGACCGTTAACGGTATTATCGTTCTAATGATTATGGCCTCTCAGAAGCGCATTGGTACATGTCATTCACATTATGACAATTTTACCGATCATGGCCATTCAATGTATTCTTTTAGTGATCATCGCCTCGCGGACACATTTCCTTTTAGTGATCATCGCCTTGTACAGAACCCGCATAGATCTGGCAGTTTAAAGGGAGGAAATTAACAATTAATCATGAATTTGTTTTTCCCCTTGTTAATTTCCTTTTCTACTGCGCATATTGCACTAAAATCTACGGAAACGAGAAAAACATATTTTTCCTCAGTTTTACCATATGCAGATCTCTGGTTTTTATCTGAATATTACATGGTTAGGAATTATGACTGTAGCTAAACTAGACTGGCCCAGAAAGGACTAGGGGGattaaaaatgaagaaaatttCGGATGCCAAGAGATGAATGCTGCTTACCCATGTGGGTTGGTGACGCACAAAAGTTTAGGTACAGATTTCATGTATTCTTCTGACTAGGAGCTAACAAACTTTAGAACTCATGACTGAGTAAAAGGCCCTATTGAGGATATACCAGAAGTCCAAAGccctttcatcttatttatgtaaACTTCAAAAGAAAAATCCAAGGAGACATTATTTATTGGTGCATTATTTTGGGGAAGTACATTCAGCGTAGATTTTGAGAAACTTATTTGTATTATTCTCTTTTTTCTGTCATTGTACTTAGAATCAGAAAAGATACTGAAGAAAGATTCAAAACGTTTTCACAAATATAGTCTAACTATTAAACACATTAAGGTACACTCCTAACATTTGTTTGTCACTTTCTTGATGTTTGGTGCATAATACCCATCAAAACAGCTaacaagaagagagaaaaaattttgaggaaaaaaaaaaccacaaGACTGTAAATTTTACTTTTCTTTGTAGTATCTATCATGGGCTGTCATTTATTATGAGTATTAAACTTTCTTGTTTGATACTGCGTTCCAACTTTATAAAGATTAGTCTTCTTTTTTGCTTGTGTTTGTGTGTTACAGGGAAAGAAACATGAATGCATTAGCAGCTACAAGCAGGAACTTCAAGCAAGCAGCCCGGCTTTTGGGGTTGGATTCAAAACTCGAAAAGAGTTTACTTATTCCTTTCAGAGAAATTAAGGTGACATTGTTCattcttctttcctttttttgAGTGTCTGAAAAATAGTTCTTATTCTTTTTTAGTAGAATTTTGTAGAGAAAAATAGGACTGCTTAAGGAATTTATGGAAGATAATAATATCATTTCATACTACTCTTGCTTATTTTGGAACTTATTATCATCCTTTGAAAAATTGATATGTGAACCTGACAGATAGTCAATGAATGGTGTCAAAAGGCATCATTTTTCCGTTGTGTCTGCGGCTCATTCATCCTGCATACCAACATGTTTAGGATTTCATCGCTTAATGCCTCTTGTCCCaattaggaatttttttttttgtttaaatagTAAACCTCAATCTGCGATTTTACGAcgctaaaaattgcattttaacTTGATTTTCAGGTGGAATGCACGATACCAAAAGATGATGGGTCATTAGCATCATTTGTTGGATTCAGGGTTCAACATGACAATGCTAGAGGACCCATGAAAGGAGGAATTAGATACCATCCAGAGGTTCATTATAGCAAATCAAAACTCTTAAAATGAAATTGCATACTGATACTTCGTTAAAGAAGAACTGTTGATTTTGGATCTGATTGTCCTATATGACATTCAACGTCTTTGGATATTACTCAGCAAGTCTGTCTGAATGACAGGTTGACCCTGATGAAGTGAACGCCTTGGCACAGCTAATGACTTGGAAAACTGCAGTAGCAAATATTCCATATGGTGGAGCTAAAGGTGGAATTGGATGTGATCCAGGGGAGTTAAGTATCTCTGAGCTAGAGCGACTTACTCGGGTTTTCACACAAAAGATACATGATTTAATTGGCATTCATACCGATGTTCCGGCACCTGATATGGGGACGAATCCACAAGTTCGTTCCAAACACTACTCATTTTGTATTCACAGATTACATGAATAGGGTCAACTCCAGTTATTCTGTAATTTGGCTTCTATAACTGTCCGTATTGGAATGATATAAATAAAACAGACAATGGCGTGGATACTGGATGAATATTCTAAGTTTCATGGCTATTCACCTGCAGTAGTGACTGGAAAACCCATTGTAAGTATCTACTCAAAACCAAGATTGTTCATTTATGTGTTACCCTTTAGAGGGTAACAACAGTTTATACGAAATTATAATCATTTAGTGGAACTTTAATAAGTTCCGATGGATACTTTTGGCCACCTAAACTAAGTTATGTACTTATGTCCTACTTGCTTATATTagaagctttttttttttgattaaaattccAGGCAAAATCTTGGCTATAAATGTTTATAATTGTTTGTGTCAGGATCTTGGTGGGTCTTTAGGTAGAGATGCGGCCACCGGAAGAGGTGTACTCTTTGCAACAGAAGCATTACTTAACGAGTACGGGAAAAGTATTTCTGGACAACGGTTTGTCATTCAAGTAATTCTATCCCCCCTGTATTTGTACCTTGGCTGACATTTGTTTCAGATTAACtctaaataaaagcaaataatctTTTCGAGTTGTCTGCATTAACAAGAATGATTCCAGTATTGAGAAGTTGCCTCATGAAAGATTTTCGTTTGTGTTACTACCAGGGATTTGGAAATGTTGGCTCCTGGGCGGCTCAACTCATCCACGAAAAAGGGGGTAAAATCGTGGCAGTCAGTGACATAACTGGCGCCTTAAAAAACAGCAATGGCATTGACATACCGAGCTTACTCAAACATTCAAAAGCGAACCGTGGAATTAAGGGTTTCGGTGGTGCTCAGCATATTGACTCGAACTCAATTTTAGTCGAAGACTGTGATGTTCTCATTCCAGCCGCCCTCGGGGGTGTTATTAACAGGTTATTTTCCTTACTAACTAACTATGTTTGGCAAGCATACCCTCTTAGTGATGCACAAATTGTGATGCTTCACCTAGAATCAATTCATTTTCTCTCTGTTTATTCCCAGGGAAAATGCAAATGAGATCAAAGCTAAGTTTATTATCGAGGCAGCCAATCATCCTTCTGACCCTGAAGCTGATGAGGTGAGAAATTTTTTTCCAATGATGAATGGGGACCAAAAGAATAAATTTGTACTACGAAACACAACTTAGCTTCTGATCCTAGTAACTGTTTCTGTATTATATCTAGATATTGGCAAAGAAAGGTGTTGTTATCCTCCCTGACATACTTGCCAACTCTGGTGGAGTTACTGTCAGCTACTTTGAATGGGTTCAGGTAGCAACCTTAATCCTTGAATTACCTTTTTTCTTCCTCAAGTCGGTTCATTTTATTTCGTTTTCTTTTGCTTTCCAAGTTACATAAAAGAAAACTGGTGGTTGAGTTCACTAATGCACGCAGAACATCCAAGGGTTTATGTGGGATGAAGAGAAGGTTAACAAAGAATTGAAAACGTACATGACGAAAGGCTTCCAGTCAGTGAAAGAAATGTGCAAGACTCACGGCTGCGACATCCGCATGGGGGCTTTCACTCTTGGAGTTAATCGTGTTGCTCGTGCCACCATTCTCAGGGGATGGGAAGCTTGAGACATGACCTCATGGTCATGGTAATAAAATTTTATCGCATCGGCAGAAATTACTAGTTATTCTGTTTTCCTATTTTGCAAGATAAGTAAAAGTAATATAATGTTTTATGGTGCTTCTGTTATGAGGATTTTAGCTTTTGTActggaacaaataaaataaatagttAACATTCTCTGGAAGCTGTGTGCCTATTTTACATGCGCCTGATACCACACTCCAAGCAACTATATATATTCTGCACGTACAGAAAACTTTTATAGAAACTCAAATCCGACTGGGAATATGCTCTTGATGGTTGAGGTAAGAAATCACCAATTTCATCAACTTCACGGCCTTTTCAGAATCAGGGTTAAGCAGATTGAACACATGATCCTCCCCTGGTGACTCCATAATCTCAACAACACCATTCCATTTACTATTTCTCAACGTTTGATAGTACAACCAGCCTCTGTCCCTGAACACGTCTTCCCCTGCAACACAAACTAGTACCCTTTTGCACCCTAAGCTTGAAAGGGTCGGGTCTTTGCAGGGGTTGACAAGTGGGTCATCATGACCAGACGATGCTGGATAAATATTCGGCCAAAGTCCGTCCATTATTATCTTCCTACTCATATGTTTCTCCTCGGAACCAATGGGTTTCACATCCCAAAGTAAGGATGAATCAAAACAACACTTGTTTTTCTTGATGAGTTCGAGCCAGCCGCATAGCCATGTTGTGTGAAATGTTAGCACCCGAGCTATCGCCAGCCATGAAAACTCGGTTGTAGTCGACATAGTTGTTCAACCAGCTCTCAGAACCGTGTCCTGTAGAGTGAGAAAGTACCCACTCTATGGCTCCCCAGGAATCATCATAGGCAACAGGAAGATGGTGTTCAGGCACTAGTCTAAAACCTACGGATACCGCCACCACATTGGCCTCGGCAACTAAAGAACTAACATAGTTATGGTAAATTGGAGATGCGGGACTCTGAGCAAAAAGCTCCTCCATGGAAGTAAAGGAGAAGTGGAAACCTTTTATTGAGCTGTTCTTGTTGTTGGGTTAATTTAGGGAGATATTTgataataatgaaaaaaaaattcttaaaataaaaatttaatatcCTTGTTTATACTCATTACGTAGATAATttaaagagctttccaaatatattaaTTTTGCAAAAATCTGATGTGTATTTTTAAAGATatctaagttttaatttttttgatctatttttaaaacaatggcaTTCCTGTAAATATACAAATATTAACTAAAAACTTAGTTAATGAGTGTATTATTGTCATGTGAAAAGGTTTCACCAAACAAttacctcttttctttatattagtaagacTAGTTTCTCAGCCGTGCGATTCACATGCCTGTTTTTTGTTTATGGAATATTGGATGCTTCGtatataaaatattacaaaaatgggTAACAAATCAGTACGTATGATAAAAACTCAGTAAGCTAATATCTGAGTTGATCTGcgcaagaaaataaaatgaacataGACTGATGAGTAGAATAATGATTATGCACAAGGCCTGCGCCACTTGTTGTTTTACCTTTCAAGACAATGTAAGGAAAAGCTTCAGACTATATAGTTAACGAAACTTATCATCAGGAGTCTTGAATAGAGTGCTCTTTGAAGACCTTATTTATAGATGGGAGGAATTGGTAAGAGAGTGTATAACTAAGTGCTTGTAATGGACTGCACTGTGATCTGCTCATTTGATCACATTCTCACTTGTATTATTctttattcttttatcaatataattaaaactggtaaatataTAATTAACGTAACTTACCATTTTCAAATGAAACAGATCATATACTCAAATTTCTTATGATACTCCAATAAAACTGGTAGCGCATAGAAAAATTATCAGTTACAATAGATAGATGTAGAACCTTGTACGAACGCATTTAAGCAGTTCCAAGGTAAAGGATGATTGGAAGATGATTCAACCATGACCGAACCATTTTCGTTTATGAAGGATCTTCAATCACTAAGAATTTAACCATTTCTACTACTATTATACAAATAGACACTACTATATAGATCCTTCGAGATATTTGGTGGTCATTTTTTATTACTTAATACTTTTGTGTTAATTATTATCAAGTTTTGGAGTGAGTATTTTGTTATGTCTTTGTAGTATAGACATTGTTTAAATGTTATCTACTTTTCTTTCTCTAGATTCCATTATTATTGTTTGGATAATAATAGATTTAGTTATTATTGTTTGGATAATAATAGATTAGCAAATTAAATTTTTCATACTTCTCTCTTGATTCCATTATTAAGTTTGGAGAAccactgtggatggggaaaaacgagccgccggttttttgggaaagtggagagtcgagcgtgctgtcgagactcctcagccgggcaaaatgttaatcctcacacagatgcaccgctgcaaagggggtgcttagattctggAAATCAATctatatgactccggcctaaaccaagacaatggccgttccagattcaattcggtcgcaaagggggagatgggttgatctgtaggagggaagctgagagttgtgtgggatcagtgatgatcaaggattgtgggtgtgttgaaggtttctgcaatattgctgaactgctgaagttgagttctgtgaataagtttatatcgagttgttgacgaataaTGATgctaatcgatgattgatgatattcgattgatcctccttgatgtcctcgatttagacttatttatattgcaagaatgatgcaccactgatccctgtaagtgtgacggtttcttgagtgaaagagtgggaaagtgggagatcgtggtaaggtcagttccatgtcgtgcggagacttgact
This portion of the Papaver somniferum cultivar HN1 chromosome 11, ASM357369v1, whole genome shotgun sequence genome encodes:
- the LOC113321834 gene encoding glutamate dehydrogenase 1-like isoform X2; this translates as MYQRLVLWKVGSRNLCQNWERNMNALAATSRNFKQAARLLGLDSKLEKSLLIPFREIKVECTIPKDDGSLASFVGFRVQHDNARGPMKGGIRYHPEVDPDEVNALAQLMTWKTAVANIPYGGAKGGIGCDPGELSISELERLTRVFTQKIHDLIGIHTDVPAPDMGTNPQTMAWILDEYSKFHGYSPAVVTGKPIDLGGSLGRDAATGRGVLFATEALLNEYGKSISGQRFVIQGFGNVGSWAAQLIHEKGGKIVAVSDITGALKNSNGIDIPSLLKHSKANRGIKGFGGAQHIDSNSILVEDCDVLIPAALGGVINRENANEIKAKFIIEAANHPSDPEADEILAKKGVVILPDILANSGGVTVSYFEWVQNIQGFMWDEEKVNKELKTYMTKGFQSVKEMCKTHNCDLRMGAFTLGVNRVARATILRGWEA
- the LOC113321834 gene encoding glutamate dehydrogenase 1-like isoform X4: MYQRLVLWKVGSRNLCQNWERNMNALAATSRNFKQAARLLGLDSKLEKSLLIPFREIKVECTIPKDDGSLASFVGFRVQHDNARGPMKGGIRYHPEVDPDEVNALAQLMTWKTAVANIPYGGAKGGIGCDPGELSISELERLTRVFTQKIHDLIGIHTDVPAPDMGTNPQTMAWILDEYSKFHGYSPAVVTGKPIDLGGSLGRDAATGRGVLFATEALLNEYGKSISGQRFVIQGFGNVGSWAAQLIHEKGGKIVAVSDITGALKNSNGIDIPSLLKHSKANRGIKGFGGAQHIDSNSILVEDCDVLIPAALGGVINRENANEIKAKFIIEAANHPSDPEADEILAKKGVVILPDILANSGGVTVSYFEWVQLHKRKLVVEFTNARRTSKGLCGMKRRLTKN
- the LOC113321834 gene encoding glutamate dehydrogenase 1-like isoform X1, which produces MYQRLVLWKVGSRNLCQNWERNMNALAATSRNFKQAARLLGLDSKLEKSLLIPFREIKVECTIPKDDGSLASFVGFRVQHDNARGPMKGGIRYHPEVDPDEVNALAQLMTWKTAVANIPYGGAKGGIGCDPGELSISELERLTRVFTQKIHDLIGIHTDVPAPDMGTNPQTMAWILDEYSKFHGYSPAVVTGKPIDLGGSLGRDAATGRGVLFATEALLNEYGKSISGQRFVIQGFGNVGSWAAQLIHEKGGKIVAVSDITGALKNSNGIDIPSLLKHSKANRGIKGFGGAQHIDSNSILVEDCDVLIPAALGGVINRENANEIKAKFIIEAANHPSDPEADEILAKKGVVILPDILANSGGVTVSYFEWVQNIQGFMWDEEKVNKELKTYMTKGFQSVKEMCKTHGCDIRMGAFTLGVNRVARATILRGWEA
- the LOC113321834 gene encoding glutamate dehydrogenase 1-like isoform X3, yielding MNALAATSRNFKQAARLLGLDSKLEKSLLIPFREIKVECTIPKDDGSLASFVGFRVQHDNARGPMKGGIRYHPEVDPDEVNALAQLMTWKTAVANIPYGGAKGGIGCDPGELSISELERLTRVFTQKIHDLIGIHTDVPAPDMGTNPQTMAWILDEYSKFHGYSPAVVTGKPIDLGGSLGRDAATGRGVLFATEALLNEYGKSISGQRFVIQGFGNVGSWAAQLIHEKGGKIVAVSDITGALKNSNGIDIPSLLKHSKANRGIKGFGGAQHIDSNSILVEDCDVLIPAALGGVINRENANEIKAKFIIEAANHPSDPEADEILAKKGVVILPDILANSGGVTVSYFEWVQNIQGFMWDEEKVNKELKTYMTKGFQSVKEMCKTHGCDIRMGAFTLGVNRVARATILRGWEA